In Phormidium yuhuli AB48, one genomic interval encodes:
- a CDS encoding type IV pilus twitching motility protein PilT, with protein MTQSQRPPVPPPPPGGSRRPPRPPAPPKSQRPPAAPPPPGQRPPAAPPPPAQRAAPAQRPPAAQAAPAQAATPRRGPKPSPGHPTMREIIERAEKEGYSDVHVGVGEIPRYRARGDIEPTEWPVTDLDTFMSWMQELMSDEEIRQFQENLDFDGAADLGFVRVRINAFDTLAGPAIVLRLIGAEILTLEQLRLPEVFKSISLDYHKGLILVTGPTGSGKSTTMAAMIDYINRNKAYHIITIEDPVEFVHKSKKSLIKHREVGTHTHKFFNALKAALREDPDLILVGEIRDKDTMNIALKAASTGHLVMGTLHTNSAVKTIERVMGMFPPAEQPAFRVALAESLVSIVAQGLCKTTDGKRAAFHDILIATDAVKEYVIQGKLDEITDVMLRSEFDGMTTMNKALFELYQEGRITEEIALDKSPTPNEMAQFLRGRV; from the coding sequence ATGACACAATCTCAACGCCCTCCAGTTCCCCCACCCCCTCCTGGTGGTAGCCGTCGTCCCCCTCGTCCTCCCGCTCCCCCCAAAAGCCAACGTCCTCCGGCCGCACCCCCACCCCCAGGCCAACGTCCCCCAGCCGCACCCCCACCCCCGGCCCAGCGCGCCGCACCCGCCCAGCGTCCTCCCGCCGCTCAAGCCGCCCCTGCTCAAGCCGCCACCCCCCGACGGGGTCCTAAACCCAGCCCCGGCCATCCCACCATGCGGGAAATCATCGAACGGGCGGAAAAAGAAGGCTACTCCGACGTTCACGTAGGTGTTGGTGAAATCCCCCGCTATCGCGCCCGGGGCGACATTGAACCTACGGAATGGCCAGTCACCGACCTGGATACCTTCATGAGTTGGATGCAGGAACTGATGAGCGATGAGGAAATTCGTCAGTTCCAAGAAAACCTAGACTTCGACGGTGCTGCCGACTTAGGCTTTGTGCGAGTACGGATTAACGCCTTTGATACCCTAGCCGGCCCGGCAATTGTACTTCGTCTGATTGGCGCCGAAATTCTTACCCTTGAACAACTCCGGCTCCCCGAAGTCTTCAAAAGTATCAGCTTGGACTATCACAAAGGGTTGATTCTAGTCACGGGACCCACCGGCTCCGGGAAATCCACTACCATGGCAGCGATGATTGACTATATCAATCGCAATAAAGCCTACCACATTATTACCATTGAAGACCCCGTTGAGTTTGTTCATAAAAGTAAAAAATCCCTGATTAAACACCGGGAAGTGGGAACTCATACCCACAAATTCTTTAATGCGCTAAAAGCTGCTCTTCGGGAAGACCCAGACCTGATTCTCGTGGGAGAAATTCGGGATAAAGATACCATGAATATCGCCCTGAAGGCAGCATCAACGGGTCACTTAGTCATGGGAACGCTGCACACCAACAGTGCTGTAAAAACCATTGAACGGGTCATGGGGATGTTCCCCCCAGCGGAACAGCCCGCCTTCCGAGTTGCTTTAGCTGAGTCTTTGGTCTCCATTGTTGCCCAAGGTTTATGTAAAACAACTGACGGAAAACGAGCTGCCTTCCACGATATTCTCATTGCTACTGATGCGGTGAAAGAATATGTCATTCAAGGCAAGCTCGACGAAATCACCGACGTCATGTTGCGCTCCGAATTTGACGGCATGACCACCATGAATAAAGCTCTCTTTGAACTCTATCAAGAAGGTCGAATTACCGAAGAAATTGCCCTTGACAAATCACCCACCCCCAATGAAATGGCTCAGTTCCTACGGGGTCGGGTGTAG
- the ppk1 gene encoding polyphosphate kinase 1 translates to MAKTKKPVSDSLSKSTKASPVKAEALQQPQHYFNRELSWLEFNYRVLYEALDERTPLLERLKFMAIVSSNLDEFFMVRVAGLKQQVKAEVRKLTPDGRTPQQQLNDISDRLHPVFAEQHQHFQTILRPLLADQGIHLLDYIDLNQEQRAYLQSYFEEKIFPVLTPLAVDPGHPFPFISNLSLNLAVVVKDPEIDQEHFARVKVPKVLPRFIKLPQDPDSNSNQESLTWIGVPLEQVIAHNLEALFPGMNIQEYHPFRITRNADIAVEEDEADDLLLAIEQELRKRRWGGSVVRMEVPSTLSPEVRDMLMRELSLGPEDVYDVEGLLGLGDLMSFMGLPRPDLKDIPWTPVIPPRLQRFSDLDFDLSQSGTEADGDLFTEIRERGDVLFHHPYHSFTATVQHFITTAAHDPDVLAIKMTLYRTSGDSPIIHSLIDAAENGKQVAVLVELKARFDEENNILWARKLEQAGVHVVYGLVGLKTHTKISMVVRQERQHIRRYVHIGTGNYNPKTAKLYTDLGLLTCNDAIGADLTDLFNHLTGYSRQRSYRKLLVAPVNMRDRMEALIRQEINHAKQGGTGRIVAKMNALVDPSLIATLYEASQVGVQIDLIVRGICCLRPGIEGLSENIRVISVIGRFLEHSRIFYFYNEGQERVFIGSADWMPRNLNRRVEAVVPVEDSVIAKDLQEILGIMLSDNRQAWELQPDGSYRQRRPSEDGVAQGSHEILMQMARDN, encoded by the coding sequence ATGGCCAAGACAAAGAAACCCGTCTCCGATTCATTGAGCAAAAGCACGAAAGCCAGTCCCGTTAAAGCCGAAGCACTCCAACAACCGCAGCATTACTTTAACCGGGAATTGAGCTGGCTCGAATTTAACTATCGGGTCTTGTATGAAGCCCTCGATGAACGTACGCCGTTGTTAGAACGGTTGAAGTTCATGGCCATCGTCAGTAGCAACTTAGACGAATTCTTTATGGTGCGGGTGGCGGGACTCAAACAACAGGTCAAAGCCGAAGTGCGCAAACTGACCCCCGACGGTCGCACTCCGCAACAGCAACTCAACGACATCAGCGATCGCCTCCATCCCGTTTTCGCGGAACAACATCAGCATTTTCAGACGATTCTCCGGCCCCTCCTGGCAGACCAGGGGATTCACCTACTCGACTACATCGACCTCAACCAAGAGCAACGCGCCTATTTACAAAGCTACTTCGAGGAGAAAATTTTTCCTGTCCTCACCCCCCTAGCGGTCGACCCAGGTCACCCCTTCCCCTTCATTTCTAATCTGAGTCTGAACCTAGCTGTCGTGGTGAAAGATCCAGAAATCGATCAAGAACACTTTGCCCGCGTCAAAGTGCCCAAAGTTTTGCCTCGCTTTATCAAACTCCCCCAGGACCCAGACAGTAACTCGAACCAGGAGAGTCTCACCTGGATTGGCGTACCCCTCGAACAAGTCATTGCCCATAACCTAGAAGCCTTGTTCCCAGGGATGAATATCCAGGAATATCACCCCTTCCGCATCACCCGTAATGCAGATATCGCCGTTGAAGAAGACGAAGCCGACGACCTACTGCTGGCCATCGAACAGGAACTGCGGAAACGACGCTGGGGGGGGTCTGTGGTCCGGATGGAAGTTCCCTCAACCCTCTCCCCGGAAGTGCGAGATATGTTGATGCGGGAGTTGTCCCTCGGGCCTGAAGATGTCTATGACGTGGAAGGCCTGCTGGGATTAGGGGATTTAATGTCCTTTATGGGACTCCCCAGACCGGACTTGAAAGATATTCCTTGGACTCCCGTGATTCCCCCTCGCTTGCAGCGGTTTAGTGATCTAGATTTTGACTTGAGTCAATCGGGAACCGAGGCCGATGGTGATCTATTTACGGAAATCCGCGAACGGGGTGATGTCCTGTTCCATCATCCCTATCACTCCTTTACCGCCACGGTGCAACATTTTATTACCACCGCCGCCCATGACCCCGATGTGTTAGCCATCAAAATGACCCTCTATCGGACCTCCGGGGATTCACCGATTATTCATTCCCTAATTGATGCGGCGGAGAATGGTAAACAGGTGGCTGTTTTAGTGGAACTCAAAGCGCGATTTGATGAAGAAAATAATATCCTCTGGGCCAGAAAATTAGAACAGGCCGGGGTTCATGTCGTCTATGGACTGGTGGGACTCAAAACTCACACGAAAATTTCTATGGTAGTCCGACAGGAGCGACAGCATATCCGTCGTTACGTTCATATTGGCACCGGAAATTACAACCCCAAAACCGCTAAGCTCTATACAGATTTGGGTCTTCTGACCTGCAATGACGCTATTGGTGCGGACTTGACGGATTTGTTTAACCACCTCACCGGCTACTCTCGTCAGCGGTCCTATCGTAAGCTTTTGGTGGCACCGGTGAATATGCGCGATCGCATGGAAGCCCTGATTCGCCAGGAGATTAATCATGCTAAGCAGGGCGGGACGGGGCGCATCGTGGCTAAAATGAACGCCCTCGTCGACCCCAGTTTGATTGCAACTCTTTATGAGGCCTCTCAGGTGGGGGTGCAAATTGACCTCATCGTGCGAGGGATTTGTTGTTTGCGTCCAGGGATTGAGGGCTTGAGCGAGAATATCCGCGTCATTAGCGTGATTGGGCGCTTTTTAGAGCATTCGCGTATCTTTTACTTCTATAATGAGGGACAGGAACGGGTGTTTATTGGCAGTGCGGACTGGATGCCCCGAAACTTAAATCGCCGCGTTGAGGCGGTGGTTCCGGTGGAGGACTCGGTCATCGCCAAGGACTTGCAAGAAATCCTGGGAATTATGCTCTCGGATAATCGTCAGGCTTGGGAGTTACAGCCCGATGGCTCTTATCGTCAACGTCGTCCTAGTGAGGATGGGGTGGCTCAAGGCTCTCATGAAATTCTGATGCAGATGGCAAGAGACAATTAA
- a CDS encoding amylo-alpha-1,6-glucosidase: MTIQFGREICGDLEQAQQREWLVTNGIGGYGCGTVAGLLTRQYHGVLVAAMEPPCCRRLRVVKLDETIQLGGKSYPLYTNRWADGTVAPRGYYYLEQFRLVGRTPVWIYACGEARLEKSLWMEWGHNTTYVRYRLLRGGRSLELSIKALVNDRSHHGGITGENWDIDPCPQGVKLSCEGGVPCYILGDRGLVTPRYNWYAGFDLARERDRGSGDYEDHLHGATLKATLDPGDSDSFTVAVTTEALPTLNAAAAWRRHQAREQELVATWQGSSETAAPNWIQQLVLAADSFVVTRHPLYINPEQPETTLLTGYPWFGDWGRYTMMSLPGLTLATGRPEVMRSVLTSAASYFQDGVLPNVFPDDGGLPAYNTVDASLWYIEAVRLYVKVTGDRPFLEQIYPTLVDVVEAYSRGVSPGIHLDRQDGLLESQAQLTWMDAKVGETPITPRQGKAVEVNALWYNAILTMTQFAEQLGQRSKPYHALGRQIQAGFQRFWNPSLGYCYDVLDGPNGDDMTLRPNQLLAAYLPGPLLSSDRCRTLLDICSRSLLTSYGLRSLCPDDVNYLGHYGGNLPQRDRAYHQGTTWAWWLGIYSLAHYRLYGDASAALSFLSPIADHLQTAGLGQISEIFDGDDPLPPRGCIAHGAAVASVLWAWRAIAQSKATSLADR; this comes from the coding sequence ATGACGATTCAATTTGGGCGAGAGATTTGTGGCGACCTAGAACAGGCGCAACAGCGGGAATGGCTAGTCACTAATGGGATTGGGGGCTATGGTTGCGGGACGGTAGCAGGACTGCTAACCCGGCAGTATCATGGGGTTTTGGTCGCCGCCATGGAACCGCCCTGTTGCCGGCGGCTGCGAGTGGTGAAACTGGATGAGACGATTCAGTTGGGGGGCAAGTCCTATCCTCTCTATACCAATCGCTGGGCCGATGGGACGGTGGCCCCTCGTGGCTATTATTATCTAGAGCAGTTTCGCTTGGTGGGCCGAACTCCGGTTTGGATTTATGCCTGTGGGGAGGCCCGTCTGGAAAAATCCCTTTGGATGGAATGGGGCCACAACACCACTTATGTCCGTTATCGTCTGTTGCGGGGAGGGCGATCGCTGGAGTTGTCCATTAAGGCCCTGGTGAACGATCGCAGTCATCATGGGGGCATTACCGGAGAAAATTGGGACATTGACCCCTGTCCTCAGGGAGTCAAGTTGTCCTGTGAGGGGGGAGTGCCTTGCTATATTTTGGGCGATCGCGGCCTAGTAACGCCACGCTACAACTGGTACGCGGGCTTTGATTTGGCCCGAGAACGCGATCGCGGCAGTGGCGACTATGAAGATCACCTACATGGAGCCACCCTCAAGGCGACCTTAGACCCCGGAGACTCAGACTCATTCACGGTGGCCGTCACCACGGAGGCTCTACCAACCTTGAACGCCGCCGCAGCCTGGCGGCGTCATCAGGCCCGGGAGCAAGAGCTGGTCGCAACTTGGCAAGGGAGTTCTGAGACGGCGGCTCCCAATTGGATTCAACAGCTGGTCTTGGCGGCGGATAGTTTTGTGGTCACTCGCCACCCCTTATATATCAATCCAGAACAGCCGGAAACTACCCTGTTAACCGGTTATCCTTGGTTTGGAGACTGGGGGCGCTATACCATGATGAGCCTGCCGGGGTTGACCTTAGCAACGGGCCGCCCCGAGGTAATGCGCTCGGTGTTAACCTCAGCGGCCTCCTATTTCCAAGATGGCGTTCTGCCCAATGTTTTCCCCGATGACGGAGGCCTCCCCGCCTATAACACTGTTGATGCCAGCTTGTGGTACATCGAAGCCGTCCGGTTATATGTTAAGGTCACCGGCGATCGCCCTTTTCTCGAACAGATTTATCCCACATTAGTGGATGTGGTTGAGGCCTATAGTCGTGGTGTGAGTCCTGGGATTCATCTAGACCGCCAGGATGGTCTCTTGGAATCCCAGGCCCAGCTGACCTGGATGGATGCCAAAGTGGGAGAAACTCCCATTACCCCACGTCAGGGAAAAGCCGTGGAGGTCAATGCTCTGTGGTATAACGCTATCCTGACCATGACTCAGTTTGCCGAGCAGCTTGGCCAACGCTCAAAACCCTATCATGCCCTTGGACGACAAATTCAAGCCGGATTTCAGCGGTTTTGGAACCCCAGTCTTGGCTATTGTTACGATGTCTTGGATGGCCCCAATGGGGATGATATGACATTACGCCCCAATCAACTCTTAGCGGCCTATCTTCCCGGGCCACTTTTATCCTCAGACCGTTGCCGGACTCTGCTGGATATCTGTAGTCGCTCCCTGCTAACGTCCTATGGGTTGCGATCGCTCTGTCCCGATGATGTGAATTATCTGGGCCACTATGGAGGCAACCTCCCTCAGCGCGATCGCGCTTATCATCAAGGCACCACCTGGGCCTGGTGGCTGGGAATCTACAGCCTAGCCCACTACCGCCTCTATGGTGATGCCAGTGCGGCGTTGAGTTTTCTCAGCCCCATCGCCGATCATTTACAGACAGCCGGACTAGGACAGATTAGCGAAATTTTTGATGGAGATGATCCTCTGCCACCCCGAGGCTGTATCGCTCACGGGGCAGCAGTCGCCTCCGTCTTATGGGCCTGGCGGGCGATCGCCCAATCCAAGGCCACATCCCTAGCTGACCGTTGA
- a CDS encoding superoxide dismutase yields the protein MAFTLPELPYAKDALAPHISAQTLEFHYGKHHAGYVTKLNAAIEGTDLAGKSLEDIIKATAGNPEKSGVFNNAAQVWNHSFYWQCMKPGGGGQPSGALAEKINAQFGSFDKLVAELKAAGGGQFGSGWAWLVQDGDSLKVVKTLNAENPMTDGLKPLLTIDVWEHAYYLDYQNKRPDYLDTFLSSLVNWDFVASQLS from the coding sequence ATGGCATTCACACTTCCCGAACTACCCTACGCCAAAGACGCACTGGCTCCCCATATTTCGGCGCAGACCCTAGAGTTTCACTATGGCAAACACCATGCCGGGTATGTCACCAAACTCAACGCCGCCATTGAAGGAACGGATCTGGCTGGTAAATCCCTAGAGGACATCATCAAAGCCACCGCCGGCAATCCCGAGAAATCTGGAGTCTTCAACAACGCCGCTCAAGTCTGGAACCACAGCTTCTACTGGCAGTGCATGAAACCCGGTGGCGGGGGTCAACCCAGCGGTGCTTTAGCCGAAAAAATCAACGCCCAATTTGGCAGCTTTGACAAACTGGTTGCTGAACTCAAAGCCGCTGGTGGCGGTCAGTTCGGTAGCGGTTGGGCTTGGCTAGTGCAAGATGGCGACAGCCTGAAAGTGGTCAAAACCCTCAACGCTGAGAACCCCATGACCGATGGACTCAAGCCTCTGCTGACCATCGATGTCTGGGAGCACGCCTACTATCTGGACTACCAAAACAAACGTCCTGACTATCTCGACACCTTCCTCAGCAGCCTCGTCAACTGGGACTTTGTCGCCAGTCAACTGAGCTAG
- a CDS encoding DUF3593 domain-containing protein produces MTLKDMLFAVSLFPYLGFLYFLTRSPETPRLALIGFYLLLLFVAVTIPAGIYAQVELGESLANVDWLHGSAEFFLTLSNLVVVLGFREALKQRMESADSTAPTDES; encoded by the coding sequence ATGACACTCAAGGATATGCTGTTTGCTGTTTCGCTGTTTCCCTATTTGGGGTTTCTCTACTTTCTGACGCGATCGCCCGAAACCCCACGTTTAGCTCTCATTGGCTTCTATCTCTTACTGCTATTCGTTGCCGTGACGATTCCGGCGGGGATTTACGCTCAGGTGGAGTTGGGTGAAAGCCTCGCCAATGTAGACTGGCTCCATGGGAGTGCTGAGTTTTTCTTGACTCTGTCTAATTTAGTGGTTGTCTTGGGATTCCGGGAGGCCCTCAAGCAGAGGATGGAGAGCGCAGATAGCACCGCTCCCACCGATGAATCCTAA
- a CDS encoding ROK family protein, whose product MQATVIGLDLGGTAIKLGQFTREGDCLGQLQVATPQPASPEAVLGAIAKAVAELDPRGSSLALGLGTPGPADAAGRVARVAINLAGWQNVPVADVLEQQTGRPTVLANDANCAGLGEAWLGAGRDVQNLILLTLGTGVGGAIILDGQLFVGRQGTAGELGLMTLNPDGPPCNSGNQGSLEQYASVQAIRRETGLEPHELAANAEAGDEGAIAYWQQYGRRLGAGLASLVYVLTPEAILLGGGIAAAAPLFLEATKTELQRRVLPSSRDGLSLRLAELGNRAGMVGAARLAWQLLAKTSS is encoded by the coding sequence ATGCAAGCAACGGTGATTGGCCTCGACCTCGGCGGTACGGCCATTAAATTGGGACAGTTTACCCGTGAGGGGGACTGTTTAGGGCAGTTACAGGTGGCTACGCCGCAGCCAGCCAGTCCTGAGGCGGTGTTGGGGGCGATCGCCAAGGCAGTGGCAGAACTCGACCCCAGAGGAAGCAGTTTAGCTCTGGGACTGGGGACTCCGGGCCCGGCCGATGCCGCTGGACGGGTGGCTCGGGTGGCCATTAACTTAGCCGGCTGGCAGAATGTACCGGTGGCGGATGTTTTGGAACAGCAGACGGGCCGGCCGACGGTGTTAGCCAATGATGCCAATTGTGCGGGATTGGGAGAGGCTTGGCTCGGGGCTGGCCGGGATGTGCAGAATCTGATTCTTCTGACTCTGGGAACGGGAGTGGGAGGAGCGATTATCTTGGATGGCCAGCTCTTTGTGGGCCGTCAGGGGACGGCGGGGGAGTTGGGCTTAATGACCCTCAACCCCGATGGTCCCCCTTGTAATAGCGGCAATCAGGGGTCTTTAGAACAATATGCCTCCGTCCAGGCCATTCGTCGTGAGACGGGGTTAGAGCCTCATGAGTTAGCCGCTAACGCTGAGGCGGGAGATGAGGGGGCGATCGCCTATTGGCAGCAGTATGGACGACGACTCGGGGCTGGGTTAGCCAGTTTAGTCTATGTCTTAACTCCCGAGGCGATACTCCTCGGGGGGGGCATTGCAGCGGCAGCTCCCCTGTTTTTGGAGGCGACTAAGACCGAATTACAACGGCGAGTTCTCCCCAGTTCTCGGGACGGACTCAGTTTGCGCCTAGCGGAATTGGGCAATCGGGCCGGAATGGTGGGAGCGGCCCGATTGGCTTGGCAGTTGTTGGCGAAAACCTCCTCCTAG
- a CDS encoding SDR family oxidoreductase, with amino-acid sequence MTSTQGQLALITGASSGIGKATALAFAEAGINLALLSRSQDKLEQVAIAARELGVTAEVFPCDLLDVEQLRDRFATLAQKLGKVDILVNNAGIGYINSLSDTSLADWERVFRLNVTSVLEATCGILPTMRAKGGGVIINVSSIAGKQAFPNWGAYSASKFALMGFSQSLAAEEREHGIRVTAICPGAVNTPIWETDTMDKAGFDRNSMLTPDAVAQAILQAVQLPQGAVLEEMTIMPSGGAF; translated from the coding sequence ATGACCTCCACCCAAGGACAACTTGCTCTCATTACCGGAGCCAGCAGCGGCATTGGTAAAGCCACCGCTCTGGCCTTTGCCGAGGCTGGCATTAATCTAGCTCTACTCAGTCGCTCTCAGGATAAACTTGAACAGGTCGCCATCGCCGCTCGTGAGTTGGGCGTTACGGCCGAGGTGTTTCCCTGTGATTTACTCGACGTTGAACAGCTGCGCGATCGCTTTGCCACCCTGGCACAGAAGTTAGGCAAAGTCGATATTCTCGTCAATAACGCTGGGATTGGCTATATCAACAGTCTCAGCGATACCAGTCTGGCCGATTGGGAACGGGTGTTCCGCCTCAATGTCACCAGTGTCCTAGAGGCCACCTGTGGCATCCTCCCCACCATGCGAGCTAAGGGTGGCGGCGTCATCATCAATGTCTCCTCCATCGCCGGAAAACAGGCCTTCCCTAACTGGGGCGCCTATTCCGCCAGTAAATTTGCCCTGATGGGCTTCTCCCAAAGCTTGGCCGCCGAGGAACGAGAACATGGGATTCGCGTCACCGCCATTTGTCCAGGAGCCGTTAACACCCCAATCTGGGAGACGGACACCATGGATAAAGCCGGATTCGATCGCAACAGTATGCTCACCCCCGACGCCGTCGCTCAAGCGATTTTGCAGGCGGTACAACTCCCCCAAGGGGCGGTGTTGGAGGAGATGACCATCATGCCCAGCGGGGGGGCCTTCTAG
- a CDS encoding circadian clock KaiB family protein → METAEPFKGLALFTPGGDVVYAIEPHHRDRWHLQLCVAVQEVLGLPEPPHFLVPCYSATVDRYLNPQSQRLETIAEAMLAIWRYRGLLNQLFELESVSWELKPSSPELCNPLALESYRQQYPELWQNHDLVLQVGHHSHDATLLDPSDANTSGYVFRLFIRGDSSNTEETLLRLHETLDRTLGHPYTLKVIDVLKHPQQTELDRVSATPTLIRIWPQPIRRIVGEMDDLDVIFKLINS, encoded by the coding sequence TTGGAGACTGCCGAGCCATTCAAGGGCCTAGCCCTCTTTACACCGGGTGGGGATGTAGTGTATGCCATCGAACCCCATCATCGCGATCGCTGGCATCTCCAACTCTGTGTGGCGGTTCAGGAGGTTTTAGGACTTCCCGAACCGCCTCATTTCCTCGTGCCCTGTTACAGTGCCACCGTCGATCGCTATCTCAACCCCCAGAGCCAACGCCTAGAAACCATTGCCGAAGCCATGTTAGCCATCTGGCGCTATCGGGGTCTCCTGAATCAGCTATTTGAACTCGAATCCGTCTCCTGGGAATTAAAGCCCAGTTCCCCAGAACTCTGTAATCCCCTAGCCCTAGAGAGTTACCGTCAACAGTACCCCGAACTATGGCAAAATCATGATCTGGTCTTGCAAGTGGGACATCATAGCCATGACGCAACGCTCCTCGACCCCTCCGACGCTAACACCAGTGGCTACGTCTTCCGTCTCTTCATCCGTGGCGACAGCTCCAACACAGAAGAGACCCTACTCCGCCTCCATGAGACCCTCGATCGCACCCTTGGTCATCCCTATACCCTCAAGGTCATCGATGTTCTCAAACACCCCCAACAAACAGAACTTGATCGCGTCTCAGCCACCCCCACCCTCATCCGCATCTGGCCCCAACCCATCCGACGCATTGTCGGCGAAATGGACGACCTCGACGTCATCTTCAAACTCATCAATAGCTAA
- the wecB gene encoding non-hydrolyzing UDP-N-acetylglucosamine 2-epimerase, with the protein MSSPSLRVCITLGTRPEAIKLAPVIRCFQESSEVETQVILTGQHREMVQQVMDLFQLSAQRDLDIMRPKQTLTDITCGSLQGLESVFQELRPDLVMVQGDTTTAFAAALAAFYQKIPLGHVEAGLRTDELFDPYPEEANRRLISQLTTLHFAPTTRAVANLHKSGVIGAIHHTGNTVIDALLSVAAQKPPCEVPGLDWSQRRVLLATVHRRENWGDRLESIAEGFLGILDQVPDTALLLPLHRNPTVREPLQRMLAQHERVFLTEPLDYTALVGAIARCTLLLTDSGGLQEEAPALGKPVLVLRETTERPEAIEAGTAKLIGTQGDRIVSEAVTLLENPQAYQTMANAVNPFGDGQASQRILQIVSEYLQGISMS; encoded by the coding sequence ATGTCGTCTCCGTCTCTCCGTGTTTGTATTACTCTAGGAACCCGCCCTGAAGCCATTAAGCTGGCTCCGGTGATTCGTTGCTTTCAGGAATCCTCTGAGGTTGAGACTCAGGTGATTTTGACTGGACAACATCGGGAAATGGTGCAGCAGGTGATGGATTTGTTTCAACTATCTGCCCAGCGAGACCTCGATATCATGAGACCCAAACAAACTCTAACGGACATTACTTGTGGGAGTTTGCAGGGGTTGGAATCGGTGTTTCAGGAGTTACGGCCCGATTTAGTCATGGTTCAGGGAGATACAACAACGGCATTTGCGGCAGCTCTGGCTGCATTTTATCAAAAAATCCCGCTGGGTCATGTGGAAGCCGGGTTAAGAACTGATGAGCTGTTTGATCCCTATCCCGAGGAAGCCAACCGCCGCTTAATTTCTCAACTGACGACGTTACATTTTGCGCCGACGACTCGGGCGGTGGCGAATTTACATAAGTCTGGGGTGATTGGTGCGATTCATCATACGGGAAACACGGTGATTGATGCCCTGCTGTCGGTGGCGGCCCAGAAACCTCCCTGTGAGGTTCCGGGATTGGATTGGAGTCAGCGGCGAGTCTTGTTGGCGACGGTGCATCGGCGGGAAAATTGGGGCGATCGCCTCGAATCCATTGCTGAGGGTTTTTTAGGGATTCTCGATCAGGTTCCCGATACGGCCCTGTTGCTTCCGTTACACCGCAATCCGACGGTTCGTGAACCATTACAGCGAATGTTGGCTCAACATGAACGGGTGTTTCTGACGGAACCCTTGGACTATACGGCCCTGGTGGGGGCGATCGCCCGCTGTACGCTTCTCTTAACAGACTCTGGGGGACTTCAGGAGGAGGCCCCAGCCCTGGGAAAACCGGTGTTGGTGCTGCGGGAAACCACAGAACGCCCAGAAGCCATTGAGGCGGGAACGGCGAAGCTGATTGGCACGCAGGGCGATCGCATCGTCTCAGAAGCGGTCACACTCTTAGAAAATCCCCAGGCCTATCAAACCATGGCCAACGCCGTGAACCCCTTTGGTGACGGTCAAGCCTCCCAACGAATTTTACAAATTGTGTCAGAGTATCTTCAGGGGATCTCAATGTCTTAA